In the Clostridium gelidum genome, ATTCGCTGCTGCAATCATAGTTACTGCCTTTTCCATATCGTCTCCAGATATATCTACATCATTTATCTTTTCAATAACATCATTTGCTGCGATTCCTGCTTTGTCAGCAGGTGAATCTTTAATTGTAGATACAATTGTTAATTTATTATCTTTAGGAGTTATAGTAACACCTATTCCCATCATACTTCCATTACTTTGTTTCATTAGCTTATCAAATTCCTCTTCATTCATAAACACAGTATATGGATCCTTTAATGAATTAGTCATTCCTTTAATAGCACCTTCTAAAAGAACATTATCATCAATTTCATCATAATACTTTTCAATTAGTTTATCCCTAACTGTAAAAAGTGCTGAATATTTACTCTTATCGTTAATTTGTTCTACAGTACTTACAACTTGTGGTGATGTTTTTACTAAAAAGATACCTTTAGTTGCAATATAATTTCCTCCTAGAAAAGATACCCCCATTAGAACTAATGTAAAACAAATTAATGGTATTATCAAAATTGATTTTCTTTTTTGCTTATTATTTGCAAACATATATTTTTTTGATTTTCTCACCTATAAAGCTTCCTTTCCCATGCATTATAACTCCAATAATATCTTTATTTAAAGACTATATATAGACTTTAAATAAAGATTGCATAGTGTTAGATTTAATTTTTCTTTACTCTACTTCTATTTATCTTTATACTTATTTGCAAAAATTATACTATCAAAAACTTCCTTAATGCAATTATACTGGCAATTCCACCAACTAAAATTCCACCAAGCACAAATTCCCATGATAATGTTGTTAAAATATAAGTTGCTGGTACAAGGCTCATAGATATTAGTTGACTTCCAAGCCATTTAAGCAACCAATTATATGCAAAAAATAATCCTACACATGCTAGGGTCGCTCCAATTAATCCAATTACCATACCTTCTATAACAAATGGCCATCTAATAAACCAATCGGTAGCACCTACAAATTTCATAATTCCAACTTCTCTTCGTCTTGAAAATACAGTTAGTTTTGTTGTATTCATTATTAGGAAGATTGAAACTCCCACTAATATTACAAACAGACCCATTCCAACTGCTTTTATACCATTTACAATTGCTATAATCTTATCAACTATTTTTTGTTGACCTTCAATGCTTTGAACACCTTCAAGATCTTTTATTGCTTCACTTACGGCAGATGCATATTCTGGTGCATCTAATTTTACTGTATATGATCCTGTAAATGGATTATTTTGTAATGTATATCCTTTTAGTAACCCTTCATTTCCGTTTGTAGTAGCTTGTAAGTTTTTAAATTCCTCTTCTTTTGATAGATACACTACATCTTTAACTCCATCAATTTCTCTTAATTTTATTTCAATTTCTCTTTGATCAATAAGTTTTATACCGTCTTTAAGAGCAATTTTAAGCTCAACTTTATTTTGAACATTAGCAATTCCTTCACTTATATTAGCTGCAACCATTATAAATATTCCTAATACAAAGAAAGTTATAAGAACAGTAATTACTGAAGCAAAACTAATAGTTCTATTTCTCTTTAAACTCGTAAATGCATCTTTAATAAAATGTGTAATAGTATTAATTTTCATCTTCGTATTTACCTCTTTTCTCGTCTCTTGCAATTTCTCCTTTTTCAATGGCTATAACTCTTTTTTTCATATAGTCAACAATTTCTTTAGCATGAGTAGCCATTAAAATAGTAGTTCCTGCTTTATTTATATCTTCAAGTAATGTCATTATTTCTCTTGCTGTATCAGGATCTAAGTTACCAGTAGGTTCATCTGCAATTAAGACCGATGGATTATTAACTAATGCTCTTGCAAGGGATACCCTTTGTTGCTCTCCTCCTGATAATTCATTTGGAAACATTTTATATTTATGAGATAGTCCAACTAAAGACAATACCATTGGAACTCTTCTTCTAATATCTTTTGGCGATGCTTCTACAACTCTCATTGCAAATGCAACATTTTCATATATATTAAGGTTTGGTATCAATCTAAAATCTTGGAATACCATTCCTATCTTTCTTCTGTAATAGGGTATTTGTTTTCTAGTAATAACTGATAAGTCTTTATCTGTAACTATTATCTTTCCATTAGTAGGCTCAATTTCTTTTAAAATCATCTTTATAAATGTGGATTTACCAGATCCACTTGGTCCTACTAAAAATACAAATTCGCCTGCTTCAATCTCAACGTTAATGTCTGCTAAGGCTTTTACATTATTATCATAAATTTTAGATATTCCTCTAAATTCGATCATACTCAAACACTCCTTCTTTCTCTGCTATCTAGTTAGTAATTTTACGGTCCTCATTCTTTCAACTATATATCTAAGAACAGTACAGCACAAACTTAGTGGTTACCTTGTGGAATATTGTAAATCTTGCAGTTACCTAATATTCCTTTTAGTTACGTCATGTCCCACATAGATATAATTTCAACTAAATTCAGCTCAAGTGTAAAATTTACCCTTAACATTCATATTATTCATCTATACCTTAAATTAATTGTAAAACTTACAAAATTAATTATAACATAAGAATACTTTGTAATGTTATACAATTTTATTAAATTCTCATCCTATTATTTACAATTAATCAAACTTTAGATATATATGTTGCAATATACAATTGACAGTTGTGACTGAAATGAAGAATCATTTTGCAACATATATATCTAATTATGTTAGTTCAACTAAATTCAGCTAAAATATGGAGTTTCACTTTAAATCACCAAACCCTTCACCTAATACTTCATGAACTTCCCCTACTGTTATAAAAGCCTCAGGATCTATTTCTTTAATAAATTTCTTCAATTTTATAAATTGGCTTCTGCTTAAAACAGCATACAATATATTATTTGATTCACCTGTATAGGCTCCTATTCCATTTAAAAATGTACATCCGCGATCTAAAGTGTATATTATAAACTTGCTTATTTCATCACTGTGTCTACTTATAATAAATACACTCTTACATATATTAAATCCTTCTATAAGTCTATCAACTATTATTCCAAGCAATATTACACTTAATATAGAATATAAAGCTAAATCTATTCCGAATACTAATGCACTTCCAAAGGTTATTATAAAATCAACCATTAATAGAGATTTTCCTATATCTAAATGGAAAAACTTATTCAGAATTTTCGCTAATATATCAGTTCCTCCAGTTGATGCATTTTCATTAAATACAAGAGCCATACCAATAGCTGAAATTAAAGTTCCAAAAATAGTAGCCATCATTAAATCTTTAGTTATAGCCATTGGATTTAAAAACTTTTCTATTATCCATAATATTATAGATAATCCCAAACTACTATAAACTGTTTTTACTCCAAAATTCCCATCAACAAACATAAATGCAACTACAAATAATGCTACATTTAATACCAATGTTATTATTCCAATTGATAGATTCGGCATAATTTCATTTATAACTATAGCTGCCCCTGTGACTCCTCCTGCCGCAATATTATTAGGTGCAAAAAAATACTCTACTGATAGAGCAACTAAGATTATTCCTACTGTTATTATTGTATATTCCTTAAATTTTTCTATTTTCATTTTATATTCCCCCTTTTATTTAGTTTTCCTTGTTTACTTTTGATTATTCAGGAATATCAAAAGTGGCAACTCAATGTTGTTCAAATCCGCATTTGCTATATACCCATAAAAAAATACAGGATATTTCGCTATTTCATAAGCTTTATATCCTGTATTTTAATATACTATATTTGATTATCCTTAATCTTAAATTTATTTTACTTGTTAAATAAATTCAAGATTTAATTACTTCTTTAATGAAATAGCTTTTTTGCTATGCTCTACTATAGCTTCAACTGTCAACCCATAAACTTTTACTAGTTCATTTGGCTTCCCACTTTCACCAAAAGTATCTTTTATCCCAACCTTTAATACTGGAACTGGACATTCTTCTGTTACAACTTCAGCAACTGCTGAACCTAAACCACCGATAACACTATGTTCTTCCGCTGTAACTATTACTCCAGTTTCTTTCGCAGCTTTAATTAATAGATCTCTATCAATTGGTTTTATTGTATGTATATTTATTACTCTTGCATTAATTCCGTCCTTAGCTAATTCATCTTTAGCTTCTAATGCTAATTCAACCATCATTCCTGTTGCCACTATAGTAATATCATCACCTTGTGCTAATGTTACACCTTTTCCAATTTCAAATCTATAGTTTTCTGAATTATTTATAACACTAACTGGTAATCTTCCCAATCTCACATAACAAGGACCATTATATTCTGCCACTGCTAGTATTGCTGCTTCTGTTTCTATAGCATCTGCTGGATTAATTACTATCATATTCGGAATGCTTCTCATTAATGATATATCTTCAACTGATTGATGCGTCGCTCCATCTTCTCCAACTGTTAATCCTGCATGAGTTGCACAAACCTTAACATTTAGCTTTGGATAACATATTGAATTTCTAATTTGCTCAAAAGCTCTTCCAGCTGCAAACATTGCAAAAGTACTAGCAAATGGGATTTTCCCACAAGTTGAAAGACCTGCTGCAACTCCCATCATATTTGCTTCTGCTATTCCCATATTTATAAATCTTTCTGGTGAAACAGCTTTAAAGTCTGCTGTTTTAGTTGATTTTGATAAATCCGCATCAAGAACTACAACATTTTCATTTAAAGTTGAAAGTTTCACTAAAGCTTTACCATAAGCCTCTCTAGTTGCTATTTTATTTCCCATTAGTTTTCCCCTCCAATTTCCTTTAATGCTTGCTCACATTGTTCTTTACTTGGAGCAGTTCCATGCCATTCTGCTTTATTTTCCATAAATGAAACACCCTTACCTTTAATTGTGTTGCATATAATAGCAGTTGGTTTTCCTTTAAATTCCTTTGCCTTTGCAATTGCATTTATAATTTCATCATAATCATGACCATTAATTTTTAAAACATTCCAACCAAAAGCTTCAAATTTCTTATCTATTGGCCCTGGATTCATTACGTCTTCTACATTTCCATCTATTTGCAATCCATTATTATCTATAAATGCAGTTAAATTATCTAGTTTATAATGAGCTGCTGACATTGATGCTTCCCAAACTTGACCTTCTTCAAGCTCACCATCACCTAGAATTGTATATACTCTATAATCTTTTTTATCAAGTTTTCCTGCTATTGCCATTCCTACTGCTGCAGAAATTCCTTGTCCGAGTGACCCTGTAGACATATCAATTCCTGGTAAATCATTCATATTAGGATGACCTTGTAATCTTGATCCAACTTGTCTTAATGTTTTTAATTCGTCTACTTTAAAGTATCCTTTTCTAGCTAAAGCACTATATAATGCGGGTGCTGCATGCCCCTTAGATAAAACAAATCTATCTCTATCTGGATCATTTAATTTAGATGTATCTATATTCATTTCTTTAAAAAATAATACTGCCATAATATCAGCTATTGATAAAGATCCGCCCGGATGACCTGATGCTGATTCTGTAAGCATAGATACTATATCTTTTCTTATTAGCTTTGAAACTTCTTCAAGTTTGTATTCTTTATTCATTATAAAACCCCCTATTATCTTCTCATTTATACCCGCAAGGGGTACATATTAGTATGTTTCATTTTTAACATTTTTATTCTAACATAGAAGATGTTATTTGTATACCCTATTTACTAATGTGGTATACTTTTGTTGTTTTTTCGTTCTATATATAGTGATTAATACCACAAAAAGAGTAGCATAAATATTGTTTTATTTATACTACCCTATAATAATTGTTAATTTAAATTTAAGCTAACTAATAATGCCTTATCAACCTTTTTCATGTCTGCTTCAGTCATATGTCCAATTTTTTCTTTTAACCTTCTCTTATCTAATGTTCTTATTTGTTCTAATAAGACAACGGAATCTCTATTTAACCCATATTCCTCTGAAGAAATCTCAACATGAATAGGTAATTTAGCTTTATTTATTTGAGATGTTATTGCCGCCACAATAACAGTAGGACTATATCTATTCCCGATATCATTTTGTATTATAATAACAGGTCTTATTCCACCCTGCTCAGATCCTATGACTGGACTTAAATCCGCATAGAAAATTTCCCCTCTTTTTACCACAATGTTTGCCATTTTTTAATAATCACACTCCGCAAATCCATGCCTCATACCCATTAACATCATCTAACATATATTCAAAACCCAACTTAGAATATTCTAGATTTATTTCAGCCATCTCTTGATAACCATTTTTCATTATATTTTCAAAATCAGCTGAAAATCCTTCGTTAATATATTGTATTAACAATTTCTCCATAATTCCACTACTTTTTTTAATTTTATTATTTTCTATATCGCTAATTTTCTTATTCTTAATATTGTTTAGTTTAATTATTGACATGTTTTCGCCTCCATAGTAGTAAAAAGTTCTTTCTTACTATGATTATATTGCAAATTATGTCAATTTGTCAAAGGATTTGTCTTCCTTATTTGCCACTTATGATATAATTATTTGTTTTTATTATTTTTTTCAAAACTTATGTATTTACATAAATATATGTGTATATCTTTTTTCAATGTTAATGTTGGCTTGATTTCAATTTATTGACCATGTTTTATTTAAAATAAATTATCATTTAAAAATTTTTCCTTTTTAAAATCTTTGTAAAATATTATAATTCTTTCTTTATTGCTATCATCTAAAATCTTCAATAAAACTGGAACTTTTTTATTTTTATCTACATATAATTCCGCCTTATTTAAATGTTTGTTTTTACCACTATACTTCATATCTACTTGTAAATAAACGCCTTGACCCCAATCAGCCTTAACTTCTTTGATATCACCGTCCTGTGGATTTGATAAAACATTTTCTATAAATGCTAATGGATAGATTATATCTATATTTTTATCTAAAATGTATTCATCAGTTGCATTTTCCTCCACTTTAATCTCTTCACCTTTATAAACCTTAACTCGATTATATCCATTCTTAAATTCTATTCTTGATCCTTTATCAAAACTATAATACTGTATTGTGCTTTCCTTAAATTGTGATTTTGAATTTTTAAATACATATTCAACTTTACTACTATAGCATTTTGTATTTTTCAATTCATTTATTATATCTTGATTGGAAGGTATAATTACATTCCTACATACTATAATTAATAAGATTATAAATATCGGAATAAAAACTGAGATTCCTATTATTAATTTTTTGTTAACTAAACTTTTTTTCAAATTCATAAGTCCTCCAAAGATTTATTACTATGTACTACTATTTATGAAAATCTTCAGACTTTTATTCTTAATTAACGGAGATGAAAGCAAATAAGAAGTTAACTATGTTTTTACTATACTAAATTAATAATATTGTTAATTTCTTTAGGCAATTCATTTATAATATCCCTTGCATTTACTATGTAAGCTTGTTCCCCTAATTTATCAGCTATCTTTCCATGAACATAAGCCCCTAAAAGAGCTGCTTTCTCTAAATTAATACCTTGTGAAATAAATGCATTTATTATTCCTGTTAATGCATCTCCCATACCACCTGATGCCATTTTACTGTTTCCTGTTGGATTTATATAAGTATCTTTCCCATTTGAAATTACAGTATTATATCCCTTTAATAAAACAACTATTCCATATTTCTTTGCAACTTCTCTTGTTATATTAATTCTATCATTTTCCACTTCTTCAATAGTTATTCCTAAAAACCTTGCCATTTCACCTAAATGTGGTGTAATAATTGCTCTGCCTTTTAAATTATCTAGAAAAGACTTATTTTCCCCGATTAAAGTTATTCCATCTGCATCAATTACAACTGGGCATCTACTATTATTTATAACTTTCTCTAATAATTTTCCTTCTCTCTGCCCTGTTCCAATCCCAGGTCCAAAAGCAATAGAACTCGCACCCTTTATAAGCTCTATTGCATTATTATCCCAAGTCAAAGTCATAGCTTCTACAAATCTGTTTGATAGTGCTGTTTGCACCTCTTCATTACATATCAATGTAGTTAATCCTGCACCTGCTCTAACTGTGCATTCCGTAGTTATAAAAGCTGCCCCTGTAAATCCCATTCTCCCTGCTACAACTAACGCTCTACCATAACTTCCTTTATGACCATAAACCTGTCTTTTAGAAAGTAATTGTTTATATTGCTGTTTTTCTAAAATATGAAAATTTCCTGAATTCATTTTTTTAATCTGTTCTGGTATACCTATTTTTAATATCTTCATATTTCCAATGCAATTAATTGCTTTATAATTTAAAAAACCTTGTTTAATAACCTCAAATGTATAAGTAATATGAGCATGTACCGCAATTCCCATCTCAATTCCTAAATCACAATCCAAACCTGACGGAACATCAATTGATACTATAAACTTTCCATAAAAATTTACACTTTCTATAACGCTCTTAAATATTCCGGTTAAATTTTTATTGAGCCCAACACCAAAAATTCCATCCACTACTACATCATGGTTTTTAATATCATTAACTATATGCTCATCTATATCATTTTCTGATTTTATAAACAAAAGTTCTCTTTTATCAATTAATTTTTCTAATATATTAAAATTAGTCTTAAAATCATCTGTATAATTTTCATCTTTACTTATAATATAAACCTTTACTTTTTTTCCTTCTAATATTAGATGTCTACATAATGCTA is a window encoding:
- a CDS encoding NAD(P)H-hydrate dehydratase codes for the protein MIEVFSANQCKEMDRYAIDKIGIPGLILMENAAIAIFKEVVNKGESFLILCGKGNNGGDALALCRHLILEGKKVKVYIISKDENYTDDFKTNFNILEKLIDKRELLFIKSENDIDEHIVNDIKNHDVVVDGIFGVGLNKNLTGIFKSVIESVNFYGKFIVSIDVPSGLDCDLGIEMGIAVHAHITYTFEVIKQGFLNYKAINCIGNMKILKIGIPEQIKKMNSGNFHILEKQQYKQLLSKRQVYGHKGSYGRALVVAGRMGFTGAAFITTECTVRAGAGLTTLICNEEVQTALSNRFVEAMTLTWDNNAIELIKGASSIAFGPGIGTGQREGKLLEKVINNSRCPVVIDADGITLIGENKSFLDNLKGRAIITPHLGEMARFLGITIEEVENDRINITREVAKKYGIVVLLKGYNTVISNGKDTYINPTGNSKMASGGMGDALTGIINAFISQGINLEKAALLGAYVHGKIADKLGEQAYIVNARDIINELPKEINNIINLV
- a CDS encoding germination lipoprotein GerS-related protein, producing the protein MNLKKSLVNKKLIIGISVFIPIFIILLIIVCRNVIIPSNQDIINELKNTKCYSSKVEYVFKNSKSQFKESTIQYYSFDKGSRIEFKNGYNRVKVYKGEEIKVEENATDEYILDKNIDIIYPLAFIENVLSNPQDGDIKEVKADWGQGVYLQVDMKYSGKNKHLNKAELYVDKNKKVPVLLKILDDSNKERIIIFYKDFKKEKFLNDNLF
- a CDS encoding type II toxin-antitoxin system PemK/MazF family toxin; the encoded protein is MANIVVKRGEIFYADLSPVIGSEQGGIRPVIIIQNDIGNRYSPTVIVAAITSQINKAKLPIHVEISSEEYGLNRDSVVLLEQIRTLDKRRLKEKIGHMTEADMKKVDKALLVSLNLN
- a CDS encoding transketolase; this translates as MNKEYKLEEVSKLIRKDIVSMLTESASGHPGGSLSIADIMAVLFFKEMNIDTSKLNDPDRDRFVLSKGHAAPALYSALARKGYFKVDELKTLRQVGSRLQGHPNMNDLPGIDMSTGSLGQGISAAVGMAIAGKLDKKDYRVYTILGDGELEEGQVWEASMSAAHYKLDNLTAFIDNNGLQIDGNVEDVMNPGPIDKKFEAFGWNVLKINGHDYDEIINAIAKAKEFKGKPTAIICNTIKGKGVSFMENKAEWHGTAPSKEQCEQALKEIGGEN
- the ftsX gene encoding permease-like cell division protein FtsX; this encodes MKINTITHFIKDAFTSLKRNRTISFASVITVLITFFVLGIFIMVAANISEGIANVQNKVELKIALKDGIKLIDQREIEIKLREIDGVKDVVYLSKEEEFKNLQATTNGNEGLLKGYTLQNNPFTGSYTVKLDAPEYASAVSEAIKDLEGVQSIEGQQKIVDKIIAIVNGIKAVGMGLFVILVGVSIFLIMNTTKLTVFSRRREVGIMKFVGATDWFIRWPFVIEGMVIGLIGATLACVGLFFAYNWLLKWLGSQLISMSLVPATYILTTLSWEFVLGGILVGGIASIIALRKFLIV
- the ftsE gene encoding cell division ATP-binding protein FtsE, translated to MIEFRGISKIYDNNVKALADINVEIEAGEFVFLVGPSGSGKSTFIKMILKEIEPTNGKIIVTDKDLSVITRKQIPYYRRKIGMVFQDFRLIPNLNIYENVAFAMRVVEASPKDIRRRVPMVLSLVGLSHKYKMFPNELSGGEQQRVSLARALVNNPSVLIADEPTGNLDPDTAREIMTLLEDINKAGTTILMATHAKEIVDYMKKRVIAIEKGEIARDEKRGKYEDEN
- a CDS encoding YitT family protein, with product MKIEKFKEYTIITVGIILVALSVEYFFAPNNIAAGGVTGAAIVINEIMPNLSIGIITLVLNVALFVVAFMFVDGNFGVKTVYSSLGLSIILWIIEKFLNPMAITKDLMMATIFGTLISAIGMALVFNENASTGGTDILAKILNKFFHLDIGKSLLMVDFIITFGSALVFGIDLALYSILSVILLGIIVDRLIEGFNICKSVFIISRHSDEISKFIIYTLDRGCTFLNGIGAYTGESNNILYAVLSRSQFIKLKKFIKEIDPEAFITVGEVHEVLGEGFGDLK
- a CDS encoding transketolase family protein is translated as MGNKIATREAYGKALVKLSTLNENVVVLDADLSKSTKTADFKAVSPERFINMGIAEANMMGVAAGLSTCGKIPFASTFAMFAAGRAFEQIRNSICYPKLNVKVCATHAGLTVGEDGATHQSVEDISLMRSIPNMIVINPADAIETEAAILAVAEYNGPCYVRLGRLPVSVINNSENYRFEIGKGVTLAQGDDITIVATGMMVELALEAKDELAKDGINARVINIHTIKPIDRDLLIKAAKETGVIVTAEEHSVIGGLGSAVAEVVTEECPVPVLKVGIKDTFGESGKPNELVKVYGLTVEAIVEHSKKAISLKK